CCATGCGGGTAGCGGCTTACTGGAAGCAAGGTTTGATCGCGCATCATGAAAACCTGGAAAGCTAATCATTGATGAAATCCGGCTACAGCCGGATTCTCATTTGAACTCTTCCACCAAAAAATCAATCAATGCCCTGACCTTGGCAGGTTGCTGGCGGCGGCTCAGGTAATAGACATACAGGTCAGCCGATGGCAAGGTATAGGCAGGCAAGACGATTTGCAGCCTGCCGCTTTCCAGGTATTTATTCAAATCCCATTCCGAGCGCACCAGGATGCCGTGGCCATCCAGCGCCCAGTTCAGCACCACGTCGCCGTCATTGCTGGACACCGCGCCGCGTACTTTGACCAGTTCCACCTTGCGGCCTTTTTCCAGACGCCAGGTGCCATATACATCATCATTTTGCCTGTGCAGGATGCAGCGGTGATGATGCAGCTCAGCAGGCGTTTGCGGATGCCCGGCCTGTTTCAGATAGGCGGGTGAAGCGCATAAAAAGCGCCGGTTGCTCATGAGTTTGCGGGCACCCAGGCGTGAATCCGGCAATTCGCCAAAGCGTATCGCCAGGTCATACGCCTCTTCCACCAGGCCTATGGGGCGGTCAGTCAGTTGCAATTGCACTTCCACCTGTTCATGCAAATGGGCAAAGCGTGACACCAGCGGTGCAATGTGGGTGCGGCCAAAGCCGGGTGTGGCGTTTACCCGCAGCAAACCTTTGGGGACGCCTCGGCTGCTCGATACCGATTCTTCCATATCGCGGATACTGCCCAGTATCTGCGTTGCCTGCACAAGATAGGATTCGCCTTCGCTGGTCAGACTAAGGCGGCGTGTGGTGCGGTTGACCAGACGTACACCCAGGCGTTGTTCCATCAACATCAGGCGTTTGGTCACCGCAGGCGGGGTGATACCCAGTTCGCGTGCTGTCGCCGACAAACTGCCCAGCTTGGCCAGCAGCACGAAAAAAGTCAGCTCAGGGGCGATATCGATATTCACTTGAAGTAAATAATGGTTTAAATATGAGTGAATTATATAGCTATAAATGAAGAGTAAGCTTTGAGCATACAAAGTTTGCCCTCATCACCTATCAGGATAAAGCCAAATGAAAATCGTAGAAATCCGCGAACAAACCGTTCCCATCAGTTCACCCATACGCAATGCCTATATTGATTTCAGCAAGATGACGCTGAGTCTGGTCGCTGTTGTAACGGACGTGGTCAGAGATGGCAAGCGCGTCATCGGTTACGGTTTCAATTCCAATGGCCGCTATGGGCAAGGTAAACTCATGCGCGAACGCTTCATCCCGCGCGTGCTGGAAGCTGCACCAGAAAGCCTGATCAATGATGCCGGTGATAATCTTGACCCGCACAAGATCTGGAACTGCATGTTCACCAATGAAAAACCCGGCGGCCACGGTGAGCGCTCGGTAGCCATCGGTACCATCGACATGGCAGTCTGGGATGCGGTATCCAAGATAGAAGGCAAGCCATTGTTCCAGTTATTCGCCGAACGCTATGGCAATGACACGCCAGACCGCAATATTTTCGTCTATGCAGCAGGTGGTTACTACTACCCCGGCCAGAACCACGACAAACTCAAGGATGAAATGCGCAGCTATATTGACCGTGGCTATACCGTGGTCAAGAAAAAGATAGGCGGTGCCTCGCTCGATGAAGACTTGCGCCGCATCGACTCCGTCTTGAGCGTCTTGGGTGATGGCCAAAAACTTGCGGTCGATGCGAATGGCCGTTTCGATCTCGACACTGCTATACAGTATGCCAAGGCACTCTCGCAATACGACCTGTTCTGGTATGAAGAACCGGGCGACCCGCTGGATTTTGAATTGCAGGCCACGCTGCGCAATTACTACCCCAATCCCATGGCGACAGGTGAAGACCTGTTCTCGATGCAGGATGCCCGCAATCTCATACGCTATGGCGGCATGCGTGCTGACCGCGACTGGTTGCAATTCGATTGCGCCCTCAGCTATGGCCTCGTCGAATACCTGCGCACGCTGGACATGTTGCGTGGACATGGCTGGTCAGCCAAACGCTGCATCCCCCATGGTGGTCACCAGATGTCATTGAATATTGCTGCTGGCCTGGGCCTTGGTGGCAATGAATCCTATCCCGATCTGTTCCAGCCCTATGGCGGTTTCCCGGATGGTGTGAAGGTAGAAAACGGCCACATCCTGCTGCCAGAATTGCCAGGCATAGGTTTTGAAGGCAAGGCGGATTTGTATGCGCAGATGCGCAAGCTGGCTGAGTAATTGGCTTGCAAAATGATCAGCAATACCAGCGCCAGGCAGCCAGCATCTGACGGGCGTCCGCACTGCCAGCCAGCAATTCGTCCAGATCCAGAGTGACTTGCGCACGTGCGGCGGCTGTCAATTCATAGGTGTCATCAAAAGCCTGTTCATCCAGTTCGCGCATGGTATTTGCGACACAGGCGATGGCGGCAAAGGCTGTCAGCAAGTCTGGTGCAAACAGCTGGAAATCAGGCTTGCCACCCGCGTTCAGTGATAGACCAGTAGGCCCGACTTTTTCATGGACTATTTCACCCCATGGGCCTATCTGTTCATAAAGGCTGGCAACAATCACAGGCAGGGCTACTTCACCCTGCCAGTCACTTGCTGCTTGCGGGCGTAATTCTCCCCAGGGTGACAGCAAGTCACGCAAGACAGCAATAGTGATCGTGCCTATTTTGTCACCCCATCTTCCTTGAACATGGTTTTCAAACCACGCAAGGCCTGGCGTATGCGCGACTCATTTTCAATTAAGGCAAAGCGCACATATTCATCGCCATATTCACCAAAGCCTATGCCGGGTGAGACGCAGAGTTTGGCTTTTTCCAGTACCTGTTTGGAAAATTCCAGCGAACCCAGATGGCGGTAATGCTCTGGGATGTGTGCCCAGATATACATCGAGGCCTTGGGTTTTTCCACCATCCAGCCCAGTTCATGCAAGCCTTTGACGAGTACATCGCGGCGGCGCTGGTACTGGTCGCGTATCTCATTGACGCAAGTCTGGTCGCCCTCGAGTGCAGCAATCGCCGCCACCTGCACGGGTGTGAAGCTGCCATAGTCGTGGTAACTCTTGATACGGGCGAGTGCCGCGACCAGTTCCTTGTTACCGACCATGAAGCCTATGCGCCAGCCGGCCATGTTATAACTCTTGGACATCGTGAAAAATTCCACGGCTACGTCGCGTGCCCCGGGCACCTGCATGATGGACGGGGCTTTCCAGCCGTCGTAGGTGATGTCGGCATAAGCCAGATCATGCACCACCAGAATATTGTGTTCCTTGGCCAGCTTGACCACGCGCTCAAAAAATTCCAGCTCCACGCATTGCGCGGTGGGATTCGATGGAAAGCCAAAGATCATCATCTTCGGTTTGGGATAAGTTTCGCGTATGGCTCTTTCCAGCTCGGCAAAAAAATCCACGCCAGGGCTCATGCGTATCGAACGTATATCGGCACCGGCGATCACCGCGCCATAGATATGGATAGGGTAGCTGGGATTGGGCACCAGCACCGTGTCACCCTTGTCCAGCGTTGCCAGCATCAGATGCGCCAGACCTTCTTTCGAACCTATGGTGACAATGGCTTCGCTATCAGGATTGATATCGACTTCGTAACGGCTCTTGTACCAGTGCGCAATAGCACGGCGTAAACGGGGTATGCCCTTGGAGGCAGAATAACCGTGGGTGTCAGGGCGTTGTGCCACTTCGACCAGTTTTTCTACGATGTGCGCAGGGGTTGCGCCATCGGGATTACCCATGGACATATCGATGATGTCTTCGCCACGACGGCGCGCGGCCATCTTCAGCTCGGCAGTGATATTGAATACGTAAGGGGGAAGGCGGTTGATACGAGCGAAAGAGAACTTTGTTGCAGGCACAGGTGCGCCTTCAACAGTAGAACCCCGGCCCGGCGGAGTAGTTGTATTTGTCATTATCTAAATTGTACGTAGCCCTTGTAGTCCATAAGACTGCAAGAACGGGCGCCCGGAACCGTCCGAGCGACGTTGAAGCGATTTGCTTCGCGTTTGATTGTAGCTAGCAATCTGGATTTCAGCAAGATGCGTTATGCTTGCTAAAACAAATTTGTCGCTATTCAATCAATTCGAAAAAAGTGGAGCCGTAACATGAACTTATTCCAGGAAGGCATATTGCAGGTCGCCCCTGCCCATGCCGTTTATCTCAGTCTGAATATCAAGGCAGGTGCTGATGCCGTAACTGTCAAGAAGGTAATACGCGATCTTGCTGACAAGACTGATGGCCAGAATCTGGTCATCGGTTTCGGTGCCAGCCTCTTGCAGTTATTAGGCAGTGAGATCACAGGCATGAAAGAATTCCACGGCATAGAAGGCAGCCGCATGCGCCTGCCTGCGACACCAGCAGCATTGTGGTGCTGGTTGCGCCAGCATGAACGCGGTGATCTGGTGCGCCAGTTACACCAACTTCTGTCTTTGCTGGCACCGGCATTTGAAGTACAACAACAGGTCGATGCCTTCAAATACAAGGAAGGCCGTGACCTCAGCGGTTATGAAGATGGTACCGAGAATCCGCATGACGATGCTGCCATCGCTGCTGCTTTTGTGGCGGGTGACACGCCCGGTCTGGCAGGTTCAAGCTTCGTCGCCATCCAGCAATGGCTGCACAAGTTTCATCGCTTTGATGCCATGGCAACAGCAGACCAGGACAATGCCATAGGCCGTCGCCGCAGCGATAATGAAGAGCTTGAAGATGCGCCAGAATCTGCCCACGTCAAACGTACTGCACAGGAAGATTTCACACCTGAAGCCTTCATGCTCAGGCGTTCCATGCCCTGGTCTGCACAGGACAAGGCCGGCTTATATTTTGTTGCCTTTGCCAATTCCTTCTACCCGTTTGAAGTGCAGTTGAAACGCATGTCAGGTGCTGAAGATGGTGTCACTGATGCCCTGTTCCAGTTCACCGTGCCGCAGACGGGCAGCTATTTCTGGTGCCCGCCCATGCAGGATGGCAAGCCAGATCTGCGCTTATTGAACCTCGTCTGACTCCGGCGCTTTTAACAAGGCGAGGAAGCCTTCCAGCGGCAAGGGTTTGGAGAAGTAATAACCCTGGAAGGCATAGCAATTATGCGCAATCAAAAATGCTCGCTGGGCACTGGTTTCCACCCCTTCGGCAATCACATTCAAACCCAGGTTAACGCCCAATGAAATAATCGCGCGGACGATGGTCGCATCGTTTTCATCGTGGCTGAGATCACGCACAAAAGACTGGTCTATCTTCAACTGGTTCAGCGGCAGGCGTTGCAAATAGGCCAGTGAAGAATAGCCCGTGCCAAAATCATCCATGGAAAAAGCAATACCGAGCTTTTTCAATTCGTGCATTTTCTCGGTCGTGGCATCGACATTGTCGAGCACGGTACTCTCGGTGAGTTCTATCTTCAGGCGGGTTGGGTCTATCTTGTGACGCCGTATGATTTCGCTGAGGGTATCAACAAAATCGACTTGCTGGAATTGTTTGGCACTGACGTTGACCGCCAGGGTCAGGTGGCGGGTGTCCTTGCTGCCTTCCCATTGCTTGATCTGGGCACAGGCGGTTTCCAGTACCCATAAGCCGATAGGAATAATCAGGCCGGTTTCTTCTGCCAGCGGGATAAAGTCTGCTGGTGAAATAAAGCCACGGTCAGGATGTATCCAGCGCAGCAGGGCTTCTGCACCGATGAGTTTGCCTTCGGAATTCACTTGTACCTGGTAATACAACTGGAATTGATTATTCGCCAGTGCCACGCGCAAATTCGATTCCAGCAGCATGCGCACTACGAGTATGGCTTGCATGGCCGGGTCAAAAAAGCGCACCGCATTGCGGCCTGCCGTCTTGGCTTCATACATGGCCGTATCGGCGCGCTTGAACAAATCCTTGACCGTGATATCGCCACCCTGGAACAGGCAGACACCTATACTGCTGGAACCATGATGTTCAAAGTCGGTGATCTGGTAAGGCTGGCTAAGTAGCTGGCGTATCTTCTCGGCTATCCTGTCAGCCTGGCGCAAGGCTTCTTCTTTTTCTACACTCAGTTCTTCGAGCACCACGACAAATTCATCGCCACCGAGCCGTGCCACGGTGTCACTGTCGCGCACACAGGTTTGCAGGCGGCTGGCAGTTTCTATCAACAGCAGGTCACCCGCATCATGACCACGGGTATCGTTGAGGGTCTTGAAATTATCGAGGTCGATAAACAGGATGGCGCTATGATTGTCCTTGCGGTTGCTGACCGAGATCAGGTGTTGCAACCTGTCCATCAGCAAACGGCGGTTCGGTAATTGCGTCAGCGGATCATAAAAAGCCAGATTGCGTATCTCTGCTTCATAACCTTTGTGGCGGCTGATGTCATTGAAAGAACCTATGTAATTGCTGACTTCGCCACGGCTATCGGTGATCGCTGTCAGGGTCACCATTTGCGGATAAATTTCACCATTCTTGCGGCGGCTCCACAATTCGCCGTGCCAGTAGCGGTGTTCTGCCAGTGAGAGATTGATCTGCTCAAAAAAATCCCTGTCCTGCTGTTTGGTCTTGTGCAGGGGCGGGCGTTTGCCTATCAGGTCTTCTGTCGTATAGCCAGAAATGCGGGTGAACGCCTGATTCAGTCTCAGCATGATCCAGTTGGCGTCGGTGACGAAGATACCTTCCTGTGATTCAAAGGTGCAGGCAGCAATGCGCAAATCCTGTTCAGCCTGTTTGCGTTCGGTAATGTCGGTGATAAAGCAATGCCATAACATCGAGCCGCCGGGCTCAGGTTCTGGCAAGCCATCGAGATACAGCCAGCGTACCGTACCGTCCTTGCGATGCATGCGAAACTCACTTTGCCAGGGAGCCAGGTTGCGCATGGCATCGCGTATCAGTTCGGTGCCCTTTTCTATATCCTGCGGGTCTATGCGATTAAACAAATGCAGGGCATCGTCCCTGACTTCTTCATGCGTGACTTCAAGCATCTGCACAATGGCATCACTGGCAAAAGGGATGCTCGCACTATGGTCAGGTCGTATGCGGTATTGCAAGACCAGGCCGGGCAAGCGTGAGGCAACCTTGTTGATGCGTTGATAAGCTTCTTCTATTTGCCGGGTGGCGTCTATGCTTTCTGACTGCAGGGCAGTGATGATCAGGGTGATCAGCACCATGGTCGTCATATACGCCCACAATATCAGCAGGTTGGCCTGGCCACCGTCATAAAACGGCCCCATGCTGTGCGATGTTGCCCAGGCCGAGAACAAAGACGTGATCAGCACTGCGCAAGAGGCACCAGTAATGCCAAAGCGCATGGCTGCCCAGATCATGATGCCCACCATGATGAAGGTCAGGTGCAGGTGGCTGTAGGGGGACGCAAAGATCAGCCAGTTGGCCAGTGCAAACAAGAGCAGAAAGCCAAAGATTTCCTTCCTGCGTCTGGAAAAGCCAGACAAGGATTTCAGTGAAAAAGACAACAACAGTGGTGCTGCCAGCAAGGCACCTACAGTGTCCCCTGCCCACCAGGTCAGCCAGACCGCCGCCGGATCAGCGTTCAGGCCATGCAGCCACAGCGTCAGCGTACCACCGGTCGCCGAGATGCACATGCCCAGCATGACAGCCACGCCAAAGCCGATAACGTCACGCCGTCTTGAAAAATTACGCCTGAAACCCTGTTTGCGCAATAACCATTTACTGAGCAGAGGCCCCAGCGTATTCCCTATCGCCAGACTGCCAGCCACCAGCACACTGAAACCGGCCGACATTTCCAGCAGCCAGGCCGCGATGAACACCGCTGCCGAGGCCAGCTTGCCATAGCGCAGCAAGCCCGTGATGGCAATGCCGGTTGGCAGCCAGATCAGGCTGACATTCGGGTTGACGTAGGGGATGGACAAACCTATGCGACCGGCACCAAAGTAGGCCAGCATGATCAATAGAAAATGCCCCAGCCTCAGTTCCTGGCGAAAGTTTCTTGTATTGGCAAATTGCTCTGATTTATGCATGGACGAGGACTATAAATGGCTTGAGCAATTATGCGGCAAAGGCAGGGATGCATTGGTTAACTTTTGATAAGTCAACATTCCGTATCAACAAGTCGCGGGCTGGCAAAACCCCATACAGCAGCTTTTGCTTAACTTTAGATCAATATCCATCGTTCTTCCAGGCTGAGATGGAAAACGCCCACCCTGGCAAATTTTTACATCTTGTTTACGCCACCCATTTAAGTCTTTACGAAGTTTTTACATGCTTCTGGCTATGCTTCAACGTGTAAAAACGAGGAGCGAAGCATGGAATATCTGATGGAATTTTTATATCTCGCAGGCATGGGAATGTTCTTCCTGCTGATCTGGGCTTTGGTGCTGGCCTGCGACACTTTGGGAGCAAAAGCATGAATCCCTTCTACATCGTGGGCACGGTGGTGGCTGCCGCCCTGTTCGTTTATCTGATCGCAGCCTTGTTGAATGCCGAGGAGCTGTGATGACTACGCAAGCAATTGTTTTATTGGTATTGTTTCTTGGTGTGCTACTGCTCTTGTCTTATCCTTTGGGTCGCTACATCGCCAGGATAGCGGATGACAAGGCCACAGTACCTGGCATGGGCTGGTTGCGCTGGCTGGAAAAAGGCTTGTACCGTGTCGCAGGCGTTAAAGCAGAAGCAGGCATGGGCTGGAAGCAATTTGCTGTCGCCTTGCTGGTGTTTAATACCCTGGGCGCATTGCTGGTGTATGCAGTGCAACGCCTGCAAGTCTGGCTGCCTTTGAATCCGCAAAACATGGCGAATGTCAGCATGGATTCATCCTTCAATACCGCGGTCAGCTTTGTCGCCAATACCAACTGGCAAGGCTATGCCGGTGAATCCACCATGAGTTACCTGACACAGATGCTGGTGCTGGCCGGACAAAACTTCTTTTCCGCAGCGACCGGCATAGCAGTCGTGTTTGCGCTGATACGCGGTTTTTCCCGTCATTCAGCCACGTCCATAGGTAATTTCTGGACTGATATCACTCGTTCTACCCTGTACCTGCTGTTGCCATTGTCGGTGATATTTGCCGTCTTCCTCATGGGCCAGGGCGTGATCCAGAATTTCTCTGGCTATAAAGACGTGCAACTGATTGACCCGGTCACTTACAGCCAGCCCAAGCTCGGCCCTGACGCGCAAGCTTTGAAAGATGACAAGGGTGCACCCATCATGGAAACCCTGACGGCGACTACCCAAACCCTGCCCATGGGCCCGGTGGCTTCGCAAGAAGCGATCAAGATGCTGGGCACCAATGGTGGCGGCTTTTTCAATGCCAATTCGGCACATCCTTATGAAAACCCCAGCTACCTGAGCAATTTCATGCAGATGATCGCCATCTTCCTGATACCTGCTGCGCTGTGTTTTGCTTTTGGCCACATGGTCGGTGATATGCGCCAGGGTTGGGCGGTATTGACGGCAATGACGGTCTTGTTCGTGGCAATGACGCTGACAGTGATGTTGTCTGAACAGCAGACTCACCCGGTGCTTGCTTCCATGAATATCGACCAGGCTACTTCAGCCCTGCAAGCCGGTGGCAATATGGAAGGCAAGGAAACCCGCTTCGGCATCAGCGCCTCCAGCCTGTTTGTGGCCGTGACGACGGCAGCCTCCTGCGGTGCAGTGAACGCCATGCATGATTCCCTCATGCCTATCGGCGGCCTGGTACCTATCGTCCTCATGCAGTTTGGTGAAGTGGTGTTTGGTGGCGTAGGCAGTGGCCTGTACGGCATGTTGATCTTCGCGATATTGGCCGTGTTTATTGCTGGCCTGATGATAGGCCGCACTCCAGAATACCTGGGCAAGAAAATCCAGGCATTTGAAATGAAGATGACTTCCATCGCCATCCTGGTAACACCGGTATTGGTGCTGGCTGGCACAGCCATCGCAGTCATGTCGGAGGCAGGCAAGGCCGGTATTCTGAATCCCGGTGCCCATGGTTTTTCTGAAGTGCTGTATGCCTTCACCTCTGCTGCCAACAACAATGGCAGCGCCTTTGCCGGCTTGAGTGCGAATACGCCCTTCTACAACATCATGCTGGCGATAGCCATGTGGTTTGGCCGCTTTGCCATGATCGTGCCTGTGCTGGCGATAGCCGGTTCACTGGCAAGCAAGAAAAGGCTGGAAGCCAATGCCGGCACCATGCCCACCCATGGCCCCATGTTCATTGCCTTGCTGGTTGGTACGGTGGTGCTCATCAGTGTGCTCAATTATGTGCCTGCCCTGGCCTTGGGACCAGTGGTTGAACATCTGCAACTGATCGCGAAATAACGCACGAATTAATTTAAGCAGTCTGAGTGACAGCCGCATCTGGAATGCGCTTTCATTCAGACCCGCCAGTAGTTTAAGGGGATTAACATGTCTAGTACCAGTGTACAAAAGTCGATAGACAGCAAAGTCAATACAGCCGCCAAACCTGGCGCTGGACAAGCTGGCGACACCACAGCCAGCGGCAAGCCACGCCTGTCGCTATTTGACAGCAGCCTGCTCATGCCTGCCGTCATCGATTCATTCAAAAAGCTCAGCCCACGCACACAATTGCGCAGCCCGGTGATGTTTGTCGTGTATGTAGGCAGCATCATCACCAGCATGCTGTTCGTGCAATCCCTGATGGGTGAAGGGGAAGCCAGCCCTGGCTTTATCCTCGCCATTTCCATCTGGTTATGGTTCACCGTCCTGTTTGCCAATTTTGCCGAAGCACTGGCAGAAGGCCGCAGCAAGGCCCAGGCCGCTTCCCTGCGCGCCTTGAAGCAAACCGTCATGGCCAAAAAACTGGCGATACCAAAACACGGCACCACCTGGCTGCCAGCCCAGGCCAATGACTTGCGCAAGGGTGACGTGGTACTGGTGGAAGCCAATGACGTTATCCCCATCGATGGTGAAGTCATAGAAGGCGTGGCAACGGTCGATGAAAGCGCCATCACTGGTGAATCCGCCCCTGTGATACGTGAATCTGGCGGTGACTTTTCTGCCGTCACTGGTGGTACCCGCGTCTTGTCTGACTGGCTGGTGATGCGCGTGACCTCCAACCCCGGTGAAGCCTTCATCGACCGCATGATTGCCATGGTAGAAGGCGCGAAACGCCAGAAGACCCCGAATGAAGTTGCCCTGACCATTTTGCTGGTGGCCCTGACCATCATCTTCCTGGTGGTGACTGTCACCCTGCTGCCATTCTCGCTATTCAGTGTTGATGCTGCCAAGGCCGCGGGTTTTGCTTCTGCGCCTATCTCCATCACGGTGTTGATCGCTTTGCTGGTTTGCCTGATTCCCACCACCATAGGCGGCTTGCTGTCTGCGATTGGTGTGGCTGGCATGAGCCGCATGATGCAGGCGAATGTCATCGCCACATCTGGCCGTGCGGTTGAGGCTGCTGGTGACGTCGATGTATTGATGCTGGATAAGACTGGCACCATCACCCTGGGTAACCGCCAGGCGTCTGACTTTTTCCCAGCCCCTGGCATAACCCTGCCGCAACTGGCTGACTCTGCCCAACTGGCTTCCCTCGCCGATGAGACACCAGAAGGCCGCAGCATCGTCATCTTCGCCAAGCAAAAATATAATTTGCGTGAACGTGAGATGGCCAGCCTGAATGCGACTTTCGTGCAATTCACGGCCCAAACCCGCATGAGTGGTGTCGATATTGGCAACCGCCAGATACGCAAAGGCGCAGCAGATTCAGTCAAGAAATTCGTTGAATCCCTTGGCCGCCCCTTCCCTGCTGAACTCAGCAAAACTGTTGATGACATTTCACGCCGTGGCAGCACGCCATTGGTGGTCGTCGATGATGGCAAGGTCATGGGTGCGATAGAGCTCAAAGACATCGTCAAGGGCGGCATCAAGGAAAGGTTTGCCGAGCTGCGCCGCATGGGTATCAAGACCATCATGATTACCGGTGACAACAAGCTGACTGCAGCGGCGATTGCTGCCGAGGCCGGTGTCGATGACTTTTTGGCAGAAGCCACGCCAGAAGACAAGCTCAAGCTGATACGCAGTTACCAGGCTGAAGGCCGCCTGGTTGCCATGACGGGTGACGGTACCAATGATGCACCAGCACTGGCGCAGGCTGACGTGGCAGTCGCCATGGCATCCGGCACGCAGGCTGCAAAAGAGGCCGGCAATATGGTCGATCTGGATTCCAACCCTACCAAGCTGCTGGAAATCGTTGAAATAGGCAAACAGATGCTGATGACACGCGGTTCGTTGACGACGTTCTCGATTGCGAATGATATCGCCAAGTATTTTGCGATTATCCCGGCTGCCTTTATCGCCACTTATCCACAGCTCAAGGCGCTGGATATCATGCACCTGAGCAGCCCTTCATCGGCCATCATGTCTGCGGTGATCTTCAATGCCCTGATCATCGTTTTCCTGATCCCACTGGCTTTGAAGGGGGTGAAATACCGTGCCATCGGTGCATCGCTGCTGTTGCGTCGCAACCTGCTGATCTATGGCCTGGGTGGCATCATCTTGCCTTTTGTTGGCATCAAGCTGATTGATGTCATCCTGGCTGTGTTGCATCTTGCCTGAATTTATATCGCTCAATAAGGAATCATCATGAGTACTATTACAAACAATGACGCTGGTAGTTCAATTTTTCGTCCCGCCATCGTCCTGCTCGCCGGGCTGACACTGGTGGTTGGCGTCGTCTATCCCTTTGCCATGACAGGCCTGGGTAAAGTTATTTTTAGCAATCAGGCAGAAGGCAGCCTGATTGTACAGGATGGCAAGACTGTTGGCTCTTCCCTGATAGGTCAGGCTTTTTCTTCACCAAAATATTTTTGGGGCAGGCCATCTGCCACTGGCCCTATGCCAAATAATGCGGGCGGATCCAGCGGCTCCAATTTTGGCCCTACCAATGTGGCGCAAATTGATGCCATCAAAGGCAGGGTTGAGGCATTGAAAGCGGCTGACCCTGGCAATACTGCAAAAATCCCTGTTGATTTGGTGACGGCATCGGCCAGTGGCCTCGATCCTGAAATCAGCCTGGCGGCTGCCAACTACCAACTGGCCAGGGTGGCACGCGAACGCAAGGTGCAAGAGTCGCAAGTCAAGGCTATCATAGACCAACTGGCGCAACAGCCCACGCTGGGTTTGCTGGGTGAGGCCAGGGTCAATGTGCTGGCTTTGAATCTGGCACTGGACAAGCTCGGCAAGTAGTTTAAAAATAAGATCAATATGGCCACCAATAGCGAACAACGCCCTGACCCTGATGTCTTGCTTGCCCACGTGCAGGAGCAAGAACGCAGGGCCACGCGTGGCAAGCTGCGTATCTATTTCGGTGCATCTGCTGGCGTGGGCAAGACCTACGCCATGCTGACTGCCGCCCGCAAGCTGGTGGCTGAGGGCCAGCAGGTATTAGTCGGCGTCATAGAAACCCATGGCCGTGACGAAACCGCAGCCCTGGTCGAAGGACTGGAAGTCTTGCCACCCAAGGCGATAGCCTACCGTGACAAGACCCTCAGTGAATTTGACATCGACACCGCGCTGGAGCGTCATCCACCCTTGATACTGATGGATGAACTGGCACATTCGAATGCTGCCGGTTCCCGCCACCCCAAGCGCTGGCAAGATGTGGATGAATTGCTGAGTGCCGGTATCGATGTGTACACCACCGTCAATGTCCAGCATCTGGA
This is a stretch of genomic DNA from Undibacterium sp. KW1. It encodes these proteins:
- a CDS encoding EAL domain-containing protein, whose amino-acid sequence is MHKSEQFANTRNFRQELRLGHFLLIMLAYFGAGRIGLSIPYVNPNVSLIWLPTGIAITGLLRYGKLASAAVFIAAWLLEMSAGFSVLVAGSLAIGNTLGPLLSKWLLRKQGFRRNFSRRRDVIGFGVAVMLGMCISATGGTLTLWLHGLNADPAAVWLTWWAGDTVGALLAAPLLLSFSLKSLSGFSRRRKEIFGFLLLFALANWLIFASPYSHLHLTFIMVGIMIWAAMRFGITGASCAVLITSLFSAWATSHSMGPFYDGGQANLLILWAYMTTMVLITLIITALQSESIDATRQIEEAYQRINKVASRLPGLVLQYRIRPDHSASIPFASDAIVQMLEVTHEEVRDDALHLFNRIDPQDIEKGTELIRDAMRNLAPWQSEFRMHRKDGTVRWLYLDGLPEPEPGGSMLWHCFITDITERKQAEQDLRIAACTFESQEGIFVTDANWIMLRLNQAFTRISGYTTEDLIGKRPPLHKTKQQDRDFFEQINLSLAEHRYWHGELWSRRKNGEIYPQMVTLTAITDSRGEVSNYIGSFNDISRHKGYEAEIRNLAFYDPLTQLPNRRLLMDRLQHLISVSNRKDNHSAILFIDLDNFKTLNDTRGHDAGDLLLIETASRLQTCVRDSDTVARLGGDEFVVVLEELSVEKEEALRQADRIAEKIRQLLSQPYQITDFEHHGSSSIGVCLFQGGDITVKDLFKRADTAMYEAKTAGRNAVRFFDPAMQAILVVRMLLESNLRVALANNQFQLYYQVQVNSEGKLIGAEALLRWIHPDRGFISPADFIPLAEETGLIIPIGLWVLETACAQIKQWEGSKDTRHLTLAVNVSAKQFQQVDFVDTLSEIIRRHKIDPTRLKIELTESTVLDNVDATTEKMHELKKLGIAFSMDDFGTGYSSLAYLQRLPLNQLKIDQSFVRDLSHDENDATIVRAIISLGVNLGLNVIAEGVETSAQRAFLIAHNCYAFQGYYFSKPLPLEGFLALLKAPESDEVQ
- the kdpF gene encoding K(+)-transporting ATPase subunit F, producing the protein MNPFYIVGTVVAAALFVYLIAALLNAEEL
- the kdpA gene encoding potassium-transporting ATPase subunit KdpA, with product MTTQAIVLLVLFLGVLLLLSYPLGRYIARIADDKATVPGMGWLRWLEKGLYRVAGVKAEAGMGWKQFAVALLVFNTLGALLVYAVQRLQVWLPLNPQNMANVSMDSSFNTAVSFVANTNWQGYAGESTMSYLTQMLVLAGQNFFSAATGIAVVFALIRGFSRHSATSIGNFWTDITRSTLYLLLPLSVIFAVFLMGQGVIQNFSGYKDVQLIDPVTYSQPKLGPDAQALKDDKGAPIMETLTATTQTLPMGPVASQEAIKMLGTNGGGFFNANSAHPYENPSYLSNFMQMIAIFLIPAALCFAFGHMVGDMRQGWAVLTAMTVLFVAMTLTVMLSEQQTHPVLASMNIDQATSALQAGGNMEGKETRFGISASSLFVAVTTAASCGAVNAMHDSLMPIGGLVPIVLMQFGEVVFGGVGSGLYGMLIFAILAVFIAGLMIGRTPEYLGKKIQAFEMKMTSIAILVTPVLVLAGTAIAVMSEAGKAGILNPGAHGFSEVLYAFTSAANNNGSAFAGLSANTPFYNIMLAIAMWFGRFAMIVPVLAIAGSLASKKRLEANAGTMPTHGPMFIALLVGTVVLISVLNYVPALALGPVVEHLQLIAK